The Gottschalkia purinilytica region TAAAGGGCGATAATCATAAAAGAAATTATCTAGCTGCCTTTATTGCAGCATATGTTGCAGCCAATATATCTGCTTTAGTAACAGCAGTGGAGCTTGGTTTACAGCCTCTTTTATTTAAAAGTGCTTCAGGACTGCCAACATACTTTCCTTACTCACTCAAAATAACTATACCATCAATGGTGATTCCTCATCTTCTATTTGCAGGAGCATTGGAAGGAATTATTACTGCAGGAGTATATATTTTCGTAAAGAAGACATCTCCAGACATTATTTATGAAGGGGATAATAAAGATAAAGAAATAAGAACTAGTCCATTATATGGCTTACTATTATCTATGATCCTTTTAAGTCCATTAGGCCTTCTAGCTAGTGGTAGTGTATGGGGTGAGTGGAGTTCTGAAGAAATTAATAAACTAATAGGATATATTCCAAATGGAATTAAAAATGGATTTCAGCATAGTGCACTTCTCCCAGATTATACAATATCCAAGTTAAGTGAACCTATATCATATGTCATTTCAGCAATACTCGGAGTAATCATAGTTATTATAGCCACCAAATTTATAAATAAAGGGATACTAATATATAAAAATAGGCAACAAAATGGAATGGATGTTTAAAGAAGATGAATATACTCCAAGTAATGATAAGAACAATTTTATAGATAAAAGTATCTTTTCTATATTAGGGGTACTATCTAGAATAAAGAGTAGTAATACAAATAAAGAAAATTTTATTTACAATATAAAGTGTGAAATGAAACTCATATCTACTATACTAATTGTTGTGCTTGTATCTTTATCTACTAACTATAAGTTTATTATAGGTGTAGGTATATATTTATTAACTTTAATTTCCTCGCTAGATAAATGTGACATTAAAAAAATACTATCTATAAGTATAGTAGTCCCTATTTTTACGTTTATAACCCTAATACCTTCTATATATTTTGGAGGTAATTATCATGAATTACTGATTGTAGGTAAAGTTTTTATAACTATTTTAACTACTAGTATCTTATCCTATACTACTATGTGGAATGAAATAGTAAGATCTTTAAAATTAATACATATTCCAGATATTTTTATTCTTATTATGGAAATTACCCTAAGATATATATTTATATTAGGAAAGTTTTCACTAGACATGTTTTACAGCTTGAAATTAAGATCTATAGGTAAGAATAGTAACAAATATAAATATTTATCTGGAATGATAGGGACGCTATTTCTAAAATCAAAAAAATTGGGGGACGAACTGTATTTTGCTATGGAATGTAGAGGATTTCAGGGAGAATTTAATAGGTATTCAAATTATAGAATAAGCTTAACAGATCTAGCTTATAGTTTAGCTAATATAATAATATTTTTAATGTTTATAGTTTTTATTTAGCTAGGATGTGAAAGAATGATAGAACTTGATAATGTGTCTTTTAGATATAAGAATGTAGAGGCGTTGAGTAATATAAATATTAAAATTAATAAGGGTGACTCTGTTGCCATAATAGGTTCTAATGGTAGTGGAAAGTCTACATTATTGAAGCTCTTGAATGGGTTGGTTTTTTCAGACCGAGGAAGGTATACTTTTGAAGGTATAGAGATTAATGAAAAGATAATGAATAATAGCAAATTTTCTAGTCTTTTTCATAAAAAAATAGGTTTTATATTTCAAAACTCTGACTCACAACTTTTTTGTCCAACAGTATATGATGAAATCGCATTCGGTCCAAGGCAAATGAATATGAATGAAGAGAATGTAGATCAGAGAGTTAAAGACTGTCTAGAGCTATTTAATATTGAACATCTTATGAAGGCTCCACCATATAATCTAAGTGAAGGAGAAAAGAAAAAAGTTGCTATAGCTAGTGTATTATCATTAAATCCAAATGTTTTAGTTCTAGACGAGCCCACTAATAATCTTGACCCAAGGACAAAAAATTTCTTAAAAGATATACTTATTAAACTTAATTTTCATGGGAAAACAATTATATGTGCAACACATGATTTTGAATATTTATAGGGTCTCTTTAAAGAAGCAATAGTATTTTCAGAAAATCATACTATTGTAAAGCAGGGAAACTATAATGAAATAATAAAAGATGATGAATTATTAAGAGCGTATAATATAAAGTGATAAACTTTATGAAACTATTAAAAGAAGATAAATATATATTTATCTTCTTTTATTTTTTCAATATTTCTTCACTTCATAAATTCTAATTTACTGAGTATAAGCATGTTATAAAAAATATGGACTTTTTCATTAATCAATCTGTTCGATACTCTATTTAAGTTAGTCGTACTATCACTTTCTTTTATAAGTTATTATACCTTAAAATAAAAAAGATACTATAAATAGTTATAGTATCTTCACCTATCTAAAGTATTTTCATTAAGGTCTGGTGTATAGAAAAACGAATATGTCGACATGAGTTTAAATACTTTATAGCCTTTATTAATTCAGATTATATTGTTCTTTTACTAAACTATAAAGACCTACTTTTTCTAGTAGCCCTATCGGTGCTAAAAATGTAACTGTAGCTGTTCCTGGATATCTACCAATTTCTACCGCTCCATTTATTGTAGTTCTATTCTTTACTTCTGGAACACTTATCCCAAAAAGTTCAGCTGCCCTACTAAGTCCATTATCTATTGCCTCATTTAAGTTTGATCCAGTCCCAACAAAGCTTATTGGTGCAGTATCTTCTAGGGATTCTACTCCCCACTCGCTTGCTAGTTCCGCTGCTCTTTTCTTTTCCTCTAAGCTTAGTGGTTTCGCTAGATATGGTAGATCTTCTTCAACAGGTAGTATTATTGGCCCATCAATATTTAAATTTTTGATTACTTTTACTTTTAAGGTAACAACTGCAGAAACATCACAAGTATGACCTGCTATTTCTCCATCTCCCTGCATAGCATGAACATCTCCTACATAAACTCCTCCACCCTTTACTTTAACAGGACATATAACTATTGCCCCTTCTCTCGCCCTATTAATATCCATATGTCCATCAGTTTTATTTTTTATCAATTCTTCTTCTGTTAATGAATACTTATGTGGAGCACCTAATAGGAATGATCCAAAATCTCCAGCATTGTGAGAGTCAGGCATAGCTATAGACGGAGTTGTTCCTAGTTGCCCAATAAACGGTTTCAATCTCGAAATGTTACCGACTATATCATGAGGTGCAAATGTTACTACCGGATGTTGAATTGAATTGTCTGGAACAGCCATGTATGACTTTGCTTTTTTGGCAGCTTCTTCCGATGCTTCTTTAGTTAGTGTAACCCCTATTGTTTTGTGTTCATTAAAAGCAATTGTATACCCATTAGTAAACTGGAATGCAGAAATCTCTTCATCACATTTTACACAGTGTACCGAAGCTGAACCAATACCTTCTAGTTTCGTTTCTGGATAAAGTGTACCACAGTTAGGACATCTCCCAGCTACAAAAGGGTCTCCTACAAAGTTTTTCTCTACTGCAACTTCATTTCCTGAAGATGCTACTGAAGAAGTTACGGTAACTGATTTAATATAGATTGCAATTGCATCTCCTATTTCTGCATTTTCCACGAATACAGGTTTTGTTACTTCATGTCCACCCCTTAATGCGGGAGTAATCATAGGTCCCCAGCATCCTGGCGCCGTATTAGCAACTATTATCCCTCCATCTTTGACAGGACCAAGCATTGATTGATTTGGATCTAATATTCCATTCGTGAACTCGTTTACGAATACACTTTCCTTTGGCAAAACATCTCCTCCTTCTTTTATCTAAAATCGTCTAACATTATTTATATTTGTATTTTCTCCATATTCATCTATTGTATTCTATATATTTATAGCCCTTATTTTTACTTAATTAAATTACAATATATTAATTATGCAAAATAACTATTCGTATAATATAGCCACCAAATGATTCGAAAAAGTATAGAGTAATTTTTGTATTTTAATCCTCTCTCAAAAAATAGTAAAAAAACTCCTACTTATATTCAAAGTAAGAGTTATTAGTATTAAGTATTTAGAAGTATATTTAATAATCATATTACCTATAAGAAAGACTACATATTAGAAACCTGTTCTGTTTTATCAAATGGGAGTCTTATTTATTGTTATTTTAAATTACTTTTTCCTTCCACTTATTTGTTCTTATATATATAGTAGATACTACAATAGAAACTACAGAAGCTATAGGTGCTGCTAATCCTAAACCAATTAGACCTTTTAAGAAAGTTATTGCTAGTAAAAATGCCATTGGCACTCTAACTAATATAGAAGATAATATACCATTTATCATTGCAAAAGTAGTTCTTCCACTTCCATTTAAGAAACCATTTAGATTGAATTTAATTGCAACTAACATAAAATCTATACTAAAAGTTTTCAAATAATCAGTTCCTGCTTTTACTACATCTTTATCTGCCTTAAATATTCCCATTATAGATTGAGGATGTAATTGTGCCCAAACAAAGAAAAACAATGAACATACAAGAGATATTAATATACTTATATTTAATGCTTTACTAGCACGCTCTGGTTGATTTGCTCCTATATTTTGAGCAGTTAGTGATGCTAAGGCATAAGACATTGCCATAGGTGGCAACATAGAAAATACCTCAAATTTAGCAACTATACCTACTGCTGCTGATTCCGATACCCCTAGACTATTAGCGATAGCAGCAATAACTAAAAAAGACATCCAAAGTAGTACTTCCTGTAAAGATAAAGGACCTCCAAGCTTTAATAACTTTAACATCTTATCTTTATTTACAATAAAGTTCTTTCGTTTAAATTCAAATATAAACTTTCTCCTTGAAAGATATATAATTGCTAAAATCATACTAATTCCTTGTGATACAATAGTTGCTAAAGCAGCTCCAGCAGCTCTCATATTAAATGCTCCTACTAAAATTAGATCTAGAACTATATTAAATACACAAGCTATAGCAATAAAATAAACAGGTCTTTTAGAGTCCCCAAGACCTCTAAGTATAGCACTTATGGAATTATAACCAAATATAAATATAATTCCACTGGAAGCTATAAGTACATATCTTGTGGCATCAGCATAAGCTTCTGATGGTGTTTGTAAAATATTGAGTAAATGTTTTGTTGATATAAACATCAAACCAGTTATCAATAATGATATAAAGATTCCCAAAGTCAACATAGTCCCTATAGTTTCAGATGTATCTTTATTCTTCCTTGCCCCATAATATTGACCTACAAGAATTGTTCCTCCCATAGTTAGTCCTGTTATTAATCCATTTACAATCTGCATAACTTGTGTACCAATAGCTACAGATGAAAGTCCAACCGTATCTGTAAACAATCCTACTATTAACAAATCTGCTGTTCCATATAAAGCCTGCATAAGATTAGCTATTATAAAAGGTATTGAAAAACTTATAAGTGATTTATAAATATTCCCTTCAGTTAAATTTTGTTCTGTTTGTTTCAACTAACACCATTCCTTTCTAGATAAACAGAAAGTATATGAGATCAATTACTTTCTAATCTTAGCAAAGAAGAATAACATATATTAATACATCTATAAATTATAGGTTACTCAGTTCTTCATAATTTGAAATTACTTTATGTACTATTCCATACTCAATTGCTTCATCAGCACTTAGCCAATAATCTCTATCTGTATCCTTCTCTACCTTTTCTAAAGGTTGACCAGTAGCATTACTAATTATCTTATTGATTCTACTACGTACTCTCAGTATTTCATCTGCTTCAATAAGAATATCTGTAGCTTGCCCTTTACAACCACCTAATGGCTGATGTATCAGATATCTAGTGTTAGGTAAAGAGTAACGATCTTGTTTATCAGCTGCAAGATAGATTGTAATACCTGCACTTACTACCCAACCAGTACCAATAACAATAACACGTGGTTTAACAAACTTAATCATATCATGAATTGTGTCACCAGCTTCAACATGCCCACCTTGACTGTTAATAAATAACTTTATTGGTTCATCTCCCATTTCTTGTAGAATTAAGAGTTGCGTAGTTACCTTTTCTGCTAAATCCTGAGTAATCTCTCCAGAGATTATAATTGATCTAGATTTTAATAACTTTTCTGTCACTAAATTAGAAGCTTTTTGTTTTTGTTCTTGTTCTTGATTATTCATAATATCACTCTCCTATTATTTAAGATATTTAATTACGATGATAGGCATATTTATCATCATATGTTTTGATTTCAAACAATTTTAACACAATTGCCATATAAAGGCAAAATCTATTTTATTCTCTTAAAGTTGCTATTCATAGTAAATTATACATAAAATTAATTTACTAAACCTTTAACTTTAATGAATAAGTCTTTTATTAAATACTTATAAATCATTACACCTAAAACTCTGTTTTAATTTTCTTTACATATTACTACTTATTTTCAAAATCCTTAAACAATAGACTTGGTTGAATTCCAGTATTATTTTGATACTTACCACTACTATACTTTTCATAATCTCCTTCAATTGAATGATAATATATCTGACAAACTTCAATATCTGGATAAATTCTAATTGGTTGAATACAATGAATCTCCAATGTCCAGTATCCAGAAAATCCAACATCACCAAATCCTGCTGTTACATGAATAAACAACCCAAGTCTTCCTATTGAAGATCTTCCCTCAAGCATTGGAACAAGATTTTCTGTCCTCGTATATTCTTTAGTTCTACCAAGATATAACTTGTTAGGTTCTAAAACTATACCTTCCTCTGGTATAATGATACTTTTTGCCTTATTCTCTTTCTTCATATCAAGAATATTGTCCTCGTATACTAATAATTCATTATATAACTTTAAATTGTAGCTATTGGGATTCAATTGTTTTGGATTAAAAGGCTCAATAAATATATCTTTTTCAAGTCTATTTTCAATTTCTTTTCCTGATAGAATCATTTTTTCACTCCCTATGTAATTTGATTTTAACTTTATACTTTATCACGCTACTCTACAAGATAATGCTATAATACTAAGTATTATTTACAATTATATCATCAAATGACATAGTTATTTACATAAATAATTATGACTATATATTTGAATAATAAACATTACTGATTTATTAAACTATTTTCATAATATAACCTTTATTATAAAGTATAAAAACTACAGATGTTTTTCTAATTCATCTAATCCGTATATTATTTTAACATCTGGTATGTCAATTTTATATTTTTTCTGTTTAACCAGATACCCTTTATACCAACTTTTTCGCAAGATAATATATCTGTCTTTAGATCATCACCTATGTAATAACAGTTTGAAGGAGATATTTTTACCTTTTTGCAAGCTATATCAAAAATCTTAATATCAGGTTTTGCAACTCCTACATCATCTGCTGTTATAATCACCTCAAAATAATCCTTAATGCCAATTTTCTCAAGTTTCAAAAGTTGCTGATTATAGTCCCCATTACTAATAATACCTAATCTATAGTTCTTTAATCTTTTTAAACAAGGAATGACATCATCAAATGCTACCCAATTATTTTCATAACTTGATAAATAGGCTTGAAACTTTTTTC contains the following coding sequences:
- the cbiM gene encoding cobalt transporter CbiM, producing MHILDNYLSPSTCVTLYTATVVILRRATIKIKNEVSKKKLPLLGVCSAFSFLIMMFNVPLPGGTTGHAIGGTIIAILIGPYAATVALTVVLTIQAFLFGDGGILALGANVFNMAIVIPFVGYYLFNKIKGDNHKRNYLAAFIAAYVAANISALVTAVELGLQPLLFKSASGLPTYFPYSLKITIPSMVIPHLLFAGALEGIITAGVYIFVKKTSPDIIYEGDNKDKEIRTSPLYGLLLSMILLSPLGLLASGSVWGEWSSEEINKLIGYIPNGIKNGFQHSALLPDYTISKLSEPISYVISAILGVIIVIIATKFINKGILIYKNRQQNGMDV
- a CDS encoding energy-coupling factor transporter transmembrane component T — translated: MEWMFKEDEYTPSNDKNNFIDKSIFSILGVLSRIKSSNTNKENFIYNIKCEMKLISTILIVVLVSLSTNYKFIIGVGIYLLTLISSLDKCDIKKILSISIVVPIFTFITLIPSIYFGGNYHELLIVGKVFITILTTSILSYTTMWNEIVRSLKLIHIPDIFILIMEITLRYIFILGKFSLDMFYSLKLRSIGKNSNKYKYLSGMIGTLFLKSKKLGDELYFAMECRGFQGEFNRYSNYRISLTDLAYSLANIIIFLMFIVFI
- a CDS encoding energy-coupling factor ABC transporter ATP-binding protein, whose product is MIELDNVSFRYKNVEALSNINIKINKGDSVAIIGSNGSGKSTLLKLLNGLVFSDRGRYTFEGIEINEKIMNNSKFSSLFHKKIGFIFQNSDSQLFCPTVYDEIAFGPRQMNMNEENVDQRVKDCLELFNIEHLMKAPPYNLSEGEKKKVAIASVLSLNPNVLVLDEPTNNLDPRTKNFLKDILIKLNFHGKTIICATHDFEYL
- a CDS encoding acetamidase/formamidase family protein; the protein is MPKESVFVNEFTNGILDPNQSMLGPVKDGGIIVANTAPGCWGPMITPALRGGHEVTKPVFVENAEIGDAIAIYIKSVTVTSSVASSGNEVAVEKNFVGDPFVAGRCPNCGTLYPETKLEGIGSASVHCVKCDEEISAFQFTNGYTIAFNEHKTIGVTLTKEASEEAAKKAKSYMAVPDNSIQHPVVTFAPHDIVGNISRLKPFIGQLGTTPSIAMPDSHNAGDFGSFLLGAPHKYSLTEEELIKNKTDGHMDINRAREGAIVICPVKVKGGGVYVGDVHAMQGDGEIAGHTCDVSAVVTLKVKVIKNLNIDGPIILPVEEDLPYLAKPLSLEEKKRAAELASEWGVESLEDTAPISFVGTGSNLNEAIDNGLSRAAELFGISVPEVKNRTTINGAVEIGRYPGTATVTFLAPIGLLEKVGLYSLVKEQYNLN
- a CDS encoding MATE family efflux transporter, with protein sequence MKQTEQNLTEGNIYKSLISFSIPFIIANLMQALYGTADLLIVGLFTDTVGLSSVAIGTQVMQIVNGLITGLTMGGTILVGQYYGARKNKDTSETIGTMLTLGIFISLLITGLMFISTKHLLNILQTPSEAYADATRYVLIASSGIIFIFGYNSISAILRGLGDSKRPVYFIAIACVFNIVLDLILVGAFNMRAAGAALATIVSQGISMILAIIYLSRRKFIFEFKRKNFIVNKDKMLKLLKLGGPLSLQEVLLWMSFLVIAAIANSLGVSESAAVGIVAKFEVFSMLPPMAMSYALASLTAQNIGANQPERASKALNISILISLVCSLFFFVWAQLHPQSIMGIFKADKDVVKAGTDYLKTFSIDFMLVAIKFNLNGFLNGSGRTTFAMINGILSSILVRVPMAFLLAITFLKGLIGLGLAAPIASVVSIVVSTIYIRTNKWKEKVI
- a CDS encoding ATP-dependent Clp protease proteolytic subunit codes for the protein MNNQEQEQKQKASNLVTEKLLKSRSIIISGEITQDLAEKVTTQLLILQEMGDEPIKLFINSQGGHVEAGDTIHDMIKFVKPRVIVIGTGWVVSAGITIYLAADKQDRYSLPNTRYLIHQPLGGCKGQATDILIEADEILRVRSRINKIISNATGQPLEKVEKDTDRDYWLSADEAIEYGIVHKVISNYEELSNL
- the dcd gene encoding dCTP deaminase yields the protein MILSGKEIENRLEKDIFIEPFNPKQLNPNSYNLKLYNELLVYEDNILDMKKENKAKSIIIPEEGIVLEPNKLYLGRTKEYTRTENLVPMLEGRSSIGRLGLFIHVTAGFGDVGFSGYWTLEIHCIQPIRIYPDIEVCQIYYHSIEGDYEKYSSGKYQNNTGIQPSLLFKDFENK
- a CDS encoding HAD family hydrolase, with amino-acid sequence MPCLKRLKNYRLGIISNGDYNQQLLKLEKIGIKDYFEVIITADDVGVAKPDIKIFDIACKKVKISPSNCYYIGDDLKTDILSCEKVGIKGIWLNRKNIKLTYQMLK